TATACATATCCgatattatgtttattttattaatttaaatgtAAGAGAATCTTTgattgtttatatatattttttttttaattaagAAAAATGTTATGCTACATATTGAAATAATATGTTGctatttattttgatatatttcatttatttaatcAACATGCTgaaacattatataaatatatatatatatgaatatatttaaagaaataatataatgaacTTCATACTATGACTTggtataaaaatataaaaggaaaaaagaaaactacatttttcatataatattaaggttaaatcattttttttaattacaaaatcaatagtaatattataataatattaattagTGTATAAAATTGtgtacttttttttatttattttaagAGTTTTCGATGATAATATTTGCATGAAAATAAGTCTCTTAAAAAGTAcattaaatttaatattgACTTTgattatgatatatatatatatatatatatttatttatttataatttatatttatcattaatataGTGCTTAAATTGATAAAGTAactaatattattgttcTTTGGAAAATAGCGTATTTATGCATATATTGTAATCGAAATACGTACTTATTTTCTACATAAAAGAATACGTATATGTGAAGATAAAATgcataaaaattatattttatatatatgaattttgttttaatcatatgaaaataaggaatacaatatatatatatatatatatacatatatataaatcatacaattatatttattatttattttaaatttaatttttttataataattaaattgtataaatagtaatttttatttatataattttaaaatatttaatattcGTTTTtctgaaaaaaaatatttcttatgataaaataatatattatattaatatatggaaaaaaaattaaattattatttatttgaatacatatttaaaaagttCAAAAGAATTAATGCAAAGTAGGAAAATTCCAAGAATTCTTAtgaatattaaaaaagatatgAGTTCATCTATCATTGTGGAAAGAAATAGAAATACTAAAAACATGCTTTTAAATATAAGCGTAAAAAAgatatgttttttattatgtataattGCCTTTGTATACGTAAGTTATATGATGAATTAAAAGTAAcaaatttatttacattttatttttttttcttatttttataagtattatatatatatatatatatatatatatatatgtatacacATTGTTAACATGTGTTgattttaatttttttttgtttcttttattctatttatttttgtagAATTATGTAGGAAGAAAACCTTTgttatcatttaattttaataatgtGTATTCGAGAATTTTGTCCGATATAGAAGAAGGGGAATATGAGTCTTGCGACAGAAATTGTaatttgaaatataaagataGCACAATTAAAGATTGTTTAGGTTATTATAAAGATGACACTAGTGGAATGCATACGTTGAATGGAAAAGATATAATTAGTTATTTAGAAGAGcaaaatgataatattattgaaGATTATCATGAAGGTGATAATTCAAATAAGATGAATACTGATTATCCTGTAgagaattattataatatattgaatgTTGACGTATATGGTGATTTGAGTGAACTGcaaaaaaatttttataatttatctTTGAAATATTATCCGAAAATGAGAAATGAAAATTTGTTTGAgttaaataaaaaatttgaaGAGTTAAGTGAAGCATATCAAgtattaaattataaaaatagaaaagatatatatgacAATGAAGGAATAAGTGGaatagaaaaaatgaatataatacatCCTGTTCTATATTTTAATGGAATATTTATCTTTGATATGATGTATCAATATATTGGTACTACTGAAATAGGGTATATTGTTAGGATAtttttagaaaataatatttcttctGAAAATATTCCATCTTTTATTGAAgaaataaacaaaaatataatggATTATCAGATAAGGAGAGAAGAAGAATTGActgaattattaaaaaaaagattagatttatatatggataatgatgaacaatggaaaaatataatgggaaatgaaattaatttattatcGAATAAATCATTCTCTAATATCATTTTAGAATCTATAGGATGGACGTATGAAAATgtatcaaatatatatatagaagaaattgaaaatataggtaatatttatcatggtatatatatgtttcaAGCGAATGAgagaaaaaataagaatgaAGAAATGTTTGACAAAAGTAAAAATCATATTCATtctttaataaatattttctatccttataatgaacaaattaatccattattaaaaagagCACAACTTAATAGAACTAATGTAGAATGTATAACAAGCAATAGGGGAAATAAGATTAATGCTGAATATGATgctttatataatgaaacggttaataatatatcaaataagtttaaatataatttattaaacGACTTGTTGATAagtattttatatttaaatcTGTACGATATCGAAGAAACTGTTAGAAATGTTGCAGATGTTGTCTTAAGAGATAATGAAGTGGACGTAAATATCCGTTCAAAAAGAGCTCACAGAATGAGGCTTTTAGGAAGTATGATACTTCAAAAGATTAATGTTtagatgataataaatttatatataattttatctTATGTAGTACTAAgtatgtattttatatgttatatgtgtattgtatatatggtttgtatatttataagtttatttatatgaaaagTGAAATATCAATTCAGTTCTTTAATTgtattatgaatataagaattttacaaaaataatattttattttataaattttttcctaaataaaaaaataaaaataaaaaaaaataatgggaagtataaattttttttcaacatttattttatgaacatatctattaatttaaagatataaattaaGATGTTATACAGAATTAGgacaaaatatatatatatatatattatattttaattgTTAGTATAACAATAAAAGAGTAGGTAtcttattaatatatgtaactaaaaatataatatgaatgaatttatattataataaatatttaatatatgttcatctttatatattttaataatatatataattatattgttattaaaaaaatatattttatattctaaaaataaaaaacaataCATTATAGCTctataaattattaattgttttttaaataaaattaaaattgacaaaataacattaaaaaatgtctttatatatttttatacttcaaatttatatgtagTTTATTTTTGTACGTGTACaagaaataattttctattgttaaaaaaaaatattaattatttgtattacaaacatataaaatatattgttatatttatattattatttttataaagattttttttgtataaaaaaaaaaaaaaattttaatttttggtaaaaatataaaaaatgatatatatataattattatctaataattattattttatttatctttaaaaataattaaataaataaatgaataaaaaattagtTGTAAAgcaaaaatataagaatgattataaagatatattttaatagCTTAGAattaatagaaataataaaaaaataaaaaaacgGTGAAAAaatctttttattttttttatatatgtatattattatacatttcctatattttttaaatactGTTCGTTCTAAAATACGACGTtttcaaattatataaataataaatattaacaatttaaaatttcaaataaataaatattatgaatacaattttaaaaattttttttttttttttttttaaattatttttaagaataaattgtattttcttttgattatataattaatataattgttcctttttttttttttttttttttttttttttttttttttttttttttttttttttttttttttttttttttttttttttttttttttttttttttttttttttttttttttttttttttttttttttaatttttttttaNNNNNNNNNNNNNNNNNNNNNNNNNNNNNNNNNNNNNNNNNNNNNNNNNNNNNNNNNNNNNNNNNNNNNNNNNNNNNNNNNNNNNNNNNNNNNNNNNNNNNNNNNNNNNNNNNNNNNNNNNNNNNNNNNNNNNNNNNNNNNNNNNNNNNNNNNNNNNNNNNNNNNNNNNNNNNNNNNNNNNNNNNNNNNNNNNNNNNNNNNNNNNNNNNNNNNNNNNNNNNNNNNNNNNNNNNNNNNNNNNNNNNNNNNNNNNNNNNNNNNNNNNNNNNNNNNNNNNNNNNNNNNNNNNNNNNNNNNNNNtttttttttttttttttaaatttttttataaattattttttttttttttttttttttttttttttttttttttttttttttttttttttttttttttttttttttttttttttataataataaaatattttattcttttgtttatattttatgttattttctgttgtattattattctcgtattataactttttttatggaactttttaaatttagttaaacaaattataaaattaatatataaaatatgtatatatgtaattaattatttttttattttaataaaaaaaaaatataagtcATGTTTTGAGAATTTGATTCATtgaatattaataaaataaattttaatgaaaaacataataaataaaaaatttgatAGTATATCtgcatatatttatttgaataaaaatgggattttattttatagatcattttctttttttttattgattttgtattttattggaattttttatgtatcTTTAAAAGTAATTTgattttaatatattaatatttcatatatgtaataattattatattatattatatatttgtttttaatttaataaaatttatattaaaatgaataaatatatatatatatatatatatatatatatatatatatatatatatatatatatatacatattgtgtataatgaatttttttttttttttttattttattttatagTATTCATATCAGAATGAATCTGAAGAGAAAAAACAATAttactttatatattcaagAAATTTATTTGAGTTAAAAAAAGTGAGTTTCGAGTCAtttagaaataaaataggtaaatgtaaattatggaataaaaaggatgatgtaaataaaaaaaaaaataatgaagaaaatattgaaGATTTTAAGAAACAAAATATAACTAAGAATGAAGCTTATTGTAGTAATGAAATTGATACTAGTAATAAGAAAGAAGGAGATTTTATAAAagttaaaaataataattatatatcaaaaCAGTTAAGTAAAGAAGAATTACATGATTTATTGTATACTTTTGTAGAAGTTCCAGAAAGACAgattcttctttttttatgGAACCAAATACTTGGAttatatgatgaaaaattaaatgatttattaaaagacatatttaattttatacCAAACCGTGTTTATAGAAACGAAAAGAATAGGGAGGGTAGatctttttataaactTATAAGCCGTGAAATGATATTTGATAAATGTGTTATTAATTGTAGAGAAGAATTAgcaataaaaaaagtagAATTTACAAAAGGTTATTATGATTTActtgataataaaaatcCAATGGAAGATGTACgaaaatttattttttcatgtATAGAACAATATGATGAActtatgaaaaaattttgtaataaatataaaaagaaacCTTTTCCAATAAAAGCATTATATAACCAAAAAGAAATTCATTAGAAATATTATCTAAATTATAACAAACGATCTAAAAGTTACgtataataaaaataatttattattatactatttattataagaattaatatatacacatgTTAAATGAAcgaaatatatttatatttacatttgtatttttaatgtatttatttatttatatatttatttatattcttatacaaccttttttttttttttgggaataaataatttaacatatatatatatatatatatatatatatatatatatatatatatatgatatttctaatgatattattttataatgtcatatttataaaaactATATAGTAtgtgaatatatatattgtatttagtatttaaaaattattattttaaaaaatcaataaatcatatatgttacagtattatatttttcaatacataatatataattatatatatatattttatgtaattattttaattttaatagaagcatatgtttttattttttttgttacAAAACGTAAATAGAcaaaatacaaaataatagaatcgttgatatttttttatttgtttctaaataacatattaatatcataCATGTTTggtatatattaagaaattttgaattattatatattttgtatacgaataaatatataatttaaaaatttattaaattaaattaaatacaaaataagacaaatattatttttaataattccTAAGATGTTCGAAGATTTCAATTGTGTAATTAATGTATTgtataaacatatatatatttttttttttactattaaataatataatttttttctttttgtcatgattcttttttatatccaattatttaataatatgtgtTATATTAGATAGagtatatgtatataatagtaaaaatgtttataaatgtatttgtaaaattttcattttaaatttatttaattaataattaataacgatttatgtaaaaatgatgaaagTTTAATATGTAATGAAATACTCCTCAAAAAAAGATTGaattaaatgaaaacaTGAACTAATTTCTATTAATACTTTgcaatataataatataaaatattagttataaaaattggagttttacaaatatgcatatatatatatatatatatatatatatatatatatatatatatatatatataatatcagTATAAactattatttaatatacatttttatattataaaatttaattacatcattatttttatttaaatcatTTTCTCATATATActtgtttttatttattattgtggttaatagaaaaaattaatgtgcttagataaatatgaaaatattgGTATAGCGAAAACAATGGAAGAAATAGAAAGTATAACAGAATTTTCAAAGactttttcttttaattctGAATATTCCTAATGTATATGTGTATCTATTACTTTGTctatacaaatattatcaaaGTCTTGTAACACAAGTTTCGCtcttttaaaaaaggattctttttttttattatttatttattcattcATTCATTCATTCATTCATTCATTCATTCATTCattcattattaatttttttttttatacataaatgtatttattttaatattaatttttatttaaatcgttttaacaaataaaataaaataattatatactTTATGTAAAgctttttttaatattttcataatatatttaattttactttaaaatattattttaagTTATATATCAAGTGAACAATTGTATgattaaatttataaaataaataaataaaaacaagataatataatattaagtaaaattatgtacaatttaattaaatatataaaaattattattattttatataacataaaaaaaatatttttttactttccccaattaaaaatgtttataagacaaaaatatatatatatatatatatatatatttgactgaaatttaaaaattatataaaaaataatgtatacataaaattttatatttgtcTAATAAGAACTACGTTTTTATAATACAAGTATAgatactatatatatattatatattttattttgttaattATGAATAGTAAggtttataaaaattttgatacgtttataaaaattttgatgttatgttttaaaaatgtaaatataaaatagaattataaacaaatacgtttaacaatataaag
This DNA window, taken from Plasmodium gaboni strain SY75 chromosome Unknown, whole genome shotgun sequence, encodes the following:
- a CDS encoding exported protein (PHISTa) produces the protein MKNIINKKFDSISAYIYLNKNGILFYRSFSFFLLILYFIGIFYVSLKYSYQNESEEKKQYYFIYSRNLFELKKVSFESFRNKIGKCKLWNKKDDVNKKKNNEENIEDFKKQNITKNEAYCSNEIDTSNKKEGDFIKVKNNNYISKQLSKEELHDLLYTFVEVPERQILLFLWNQILGLYDEKLNDLLKDIFNFIPNRVYRNEKNREGRSFYKLISREMIFDKCVINCREELAIKKVEFTKGYYDLLDNKNPMEDVRKFIFSCIEQYDELMKKFCNKYKKKPFPIKALYNQKEIH
- a CDS encoding gametocyte erythrocyte cytosolic protein → MLLNISVKKICFLLCIIAFVYNYVGRKPLLSFNFNNVYSRILSDIEEGEYESCDRNCNLKYKDSTIKDCLGYYKDDTSGMHTLNGKDIISYLEEQNDNIIEDYHEGDNSNKMNTDYPVENYYNILNVDVYGDLSELQKNFYNLSLKYYPKMRNENLFELNKKFEELSEAYQVLNYKNRKDIYDNEGISGIEKMNIIHPVLYFNGIFIFDMMYQYIGTTEIGYIVRIFLENNISSENIPSFIEEINKNIMDYQIRREEELTELLKKRLDLYMDNDEQWKNIMGNEINLLSNKSFSNIILESIGWTYENVSNIYIEEIENIGNIYHGIYMFQANERKNKNEEMFDKSKNHIHSLINIFYPYNEQINPLLKRAQLNRTNVECITSNRGNKINAEYDALYNETVNNISNKFKYNLLNDLLISILYLNLYDIEETVRNVADVVLRDNEVDVNIRSKRAHRMRLLGSMILQKINV